The proteins below come from a single Papaver somniferum cultivar HN1 chromosome 11, ASM357369v1, whole genome shotgun sequence genomic window:
- the LOC113322265 gene encoding F-box protein CPR1-like isoform X1 yields the protein MFPAEIYLQILLRLPVKSTFVCKCVCKTWFSLISDPSFAKSHFNLTIQRNNFSLILKGNDLSRIRKCNVIYSISHNSLQSLLSRDEEFLEYAVELDYPFKSLYESVLLTSCCDGLVCLWFCFRDCGMNFLCLWNPATKEYKELPRSPFAYDYSDYVMIGLCYDSKSEDYKLVTRTIGVVEVYSLRLNSWTSIENVPYEFQSRSDGVLVNRDLHWLAVTQDCSKVIVCLDVGGQIFKEIQLPNEPLVNNNDEHMFATVGVLEGCLYVIVDFFNVHSEVWVMQNYGVRESWTKRYTISNERILNAYLPSLVWSFKSGELLVGIWSIFDLVIYDPTDESVREPNMPSLTKLGKEGYYYESLVSLRSGTYVGGRRRRR from the coding sequence atGTTTCCAGCAGAGATCTACCTTCAAATCCTCTTAAGGTTACCAGTGAAATCAACCTTTGTATGTAAGTGTGTTTGCAAGACTTGGTTTTCCCTGATTTCTGACCCTAGTTTTGCTAAATCACATTTTAATCTTACTATCCAGAGAAACAACTTCAGTCTCATTCTTAAAGGTAACGACTTGAGCAGGATTAGGAAGTGTAACGTAATCTACTCCATAAGTCATAATTCATTACAATCATTATTGTCCAGAGATGAAGAATTTCTTGAATATGCAGTAGAGTTGGATTACCCATTCAAATCATTATATGAATCAGTTTTATTAACGTCTTGTTGTGATGGTTTAGTTTGCCTATGGTTCTGTTTTAGGGATTGCGGTATGAATTTCCTTTGCCTTTGGAATCCAGCCACCAAAGAGTACAAGGAATTACCCAGGTCACCATTTGCATATGATTATTCTGATTACGTCATGATTGGTTTGTGTTATGATTCTAAGAGTGAGGATTACAAACTTGTAACGCGTACTATTGGTGTTGTCGAAGTTTATTCTTTAAGATTAAATTCATGGACAAGCATTGAAAATGTGCCTTATGAGTTTCAAAGTCGATCGGATGGGGTTCTTGTTAATAGAGATCTTCATTGGTTAGCTGTAACACAAGATTGTTCTAAAGTTATAGTTTGTTTAGATGTCGGTGGCCAGATATTCAAAGAGATTCAACTACCAAATGAACCTTTGGTGAATAATAATGATGAGCATATGTTTGCGACAGTGGGGGTGTTGGAAGGGTGTCTCTATGTTATtgttgatttttttaatgttcATTCTGAAGTATGGGTGATGCAGAATTATGGAGTTCGGGAATCTTGGACTAAACGCTATACAATTAGCAATGAGAGAATTTTGAATGCATATTTACCGAGTCTTGTGTGGTCATTTAAAAGTGGCGAGTTACTAGTTGGGATTTGGTCTATTTTTGATCTAGTTATATATGACCCTACAGATGAAAGTGTTAGAGAACCAAACATGCCTAGTTTAACGAAGTTGGGCAAAGAAGGGTATTATTATGAAAGCTTAGTTTCACTTAGATCTGGTACTTATGTGGGAgggagaagacgaagaaggtaG
- the LOC113322265 gene encoding F-box protein CPR1-like isoform X2 — MFPSEIYLEILLRLPVKSTFVCKCVCKTWLSLISDPSFVKSHLNLTIQTNRPNLILKGTDETRSEDCEVIFFISHDLLDSLLSPDKEFLEYALEMDYPFKSGYDSVELMGCCDGVVCLWFCFSASDMNFLCLWNPATKEYKKLPKSPNADDFYDYNMIGLGNDSKSEDYKLVTQYTNVVEIYSLRLNSWTSIENMAYEFHSLNIVGVPVHRDLHWLAKSQDSEAIVCLDIGNQVFKEIQLPNEPLVRKNDKRKFMTVGVLEGCLCVVANVTNLHSEVWVMQDYGVQESWNKRYIITDERIMNDYLPHLMWSFKSGELLFGLCSSDDLIIYDPKDESAGEPNMPSLTELYQEGCYYESLVSLGSGTYVGGE; from the coding sequence ATGTTTCCATCAGAGATCTACCTTGAAATCCTATTAAGGTTACCGGTGAAATCAACATTTGTATGTAAGTGTGTTTGCAAGACTTGGTTATCTCTAATTTCTGACCCTAGTTTTGTTAAATCGCATCTTAATCTTACTATCCAAACAAACAGACCTAACCTCATTCTTAAAGGTACCGATGAGACGAGGAGTGAGGACTGTGAAGTAATCTTTTTCATAAGTCATGATTTATTAGACTCTTTGTTGTCTCCAGATAAGGAATTTCTTGAATATGCACTAGAAATGGATTACCCGTTCAAATCCGGTTATGATTCAGTTGAATTAATGGGTTGTTGTGATGGTGTGGTTTGTCTATGGTTTTGTTTTAGTGCTTCCGATATGAATTTTCTTTGTCTTTGGAACCCAGCTACCAAAGAGTATAAGAAATTACCTAAATCACCAAATGCAGATGATTTTTATGATTATAATATGATTGGTTTGGGTAATGATTCTAAGAGTGAGGATTATAAGCTCGTAACACAGTATACAAATGTAGTTGAAATCTATTCTTTGAGATTAAATTCGTGGACAAGTATTGAAAATATGGCTTATGAGTTTCATAGTCTTAACATAGTTGGGGTGCCTGTTCACAGAGATCTTCATTGGTTAGCTAAATCACAAGATTCAGAAGCTATAGTTTGTTTAGATATTGGCAACCAGGTATTCAAAGAAATTCAACTACCAAATGAACCTTTGGTGAGGAAGAATGATAAGCGTAAGTTTATGACAGTGGGGGTGCTGGAAGGGTGCCTTTGTGTAGTTGCTAATGTTACTAATCTTCATTCTGAAGTATGGGTAATGCAGGATTATGGTGTTCAAGAATCTTGGAACAAACGCTATATAATTACGGATGAGAGAATTATGAATGACTATCTACCTCATCTTATGTGGTCTTTTAAGAGTGGTGAGCTACTATTTGGATTGTGTTCTTCTGATGATCTGATTATATATGACCCTAAAGATGAAAGTGCTGGAGAACCAAACATGCCTAGTTTGACGGAGTTATACCAAGAAGGCTGTTATTATGAAAGCTTAGTTTCACTGGGGTCTGGTACTTATGTGGGGGGAGAATAA